The DNA window GTGTCTTGATCGAGGCGGCTCGTCCCCTGGGAATTTGCAAGAGACGGCAAGCAGCTCGTTGCCGGAATGTCGGGTCGTCCCTGCGTGGACTTCCCGGATTGACCGCAGGCGCGCGACCTTCCTCATTGTTGGCAAAACCTGCCTGTCGGTCGATGCAATGTCAAGACAACCGGCAGGCAGAACCGTACACTGTAGCCTTCCGCGTGCGCTCCGTCGACGCGGTCCCCTGACCCAGGCCGCAGGCGAATCGCGGCCTGGCTAACGATCTGACTTTGACTTTTGGAGAATCCCGGTGACTGACCGTTCCCACGTGTTCCGCGGCTGTGCGCCTGCACTCATGACGCCCTGGCTGCCCGACGGCGAGCCCGACTTTGACACGCTGGTGGATACGGCCCGGCAGCTGCTTGCCGCCGGCATGCGGGCCGTCGTTTATTGCGGGTCGATGGGCGACTGGCCCCTGCTGACCGACGAGCAACGGCGCCAGGGAGTGGCGAGACTGGTCCAGGCCGACGTTCCCGTCATTGTGGGAACAGGCGCCCAGAACCCGCGGACAGCAGCTGCCCATGCGGCGCACGCGCGCGAAGTCGGTGCGGCCGGCCTGATGGTGATCCCTCGCGTGCTGTCCCGCGGCAGTTCCCCCGCCGCCCAGCGAATCCACTTTGCCGATGTGCTGAAAGCGGGCGGCGACTTGCCGGCCGTGATTTATAACAGCCCTTACTACGGTTTTGAAACGAAGGCTGATCTGTTCTTTGAGCTGCGCCGCGATCATTCCAGCCTGGTCGGATTTAAAGAGTTCGGCGGCGCCGACTCGCTCAGCTATGCGGCCCAGCATATCACCGGCTGCGATCCCGACTTGCTGCTGCTGGTGGGCGTCGATACGCAGGTCGTCCACGGCTATCTGAATTGCGGGGCCGTCGGCGCCATCACCGGGGTCGGGAACGCTCTCCCGAAAGAGGTGCTTCGGCTGGTCGAATTGTGCCAGCAAGCGGCGCAAGGCGACGCGGCCGCACGTCGCCTGGCCAGCGAACTGGGCGACGCTCTGCTTGTCTTGTCCACCTTTGACGAAGGGCCTGATCTGGTTCTTTTTTACAAGCACCTGATGGTGCTGGAAGGACATTCGGCCTACGACCGCCAGGTCCACGCCAGCGACTGCCTCAGCCGCAGCCAGCGAGAATACCTGGAATCCCAGTGGAAACAGTTTCGTACCTGGTGGAGCAACTGGCCCGGCGCCAGCGCCTGACAGACGAACGCGCTTGTTTCCTGCGGGCCGGCTTGTTTCAATAGGTCAAAGGGTTTGCCCTGTCGGCTGCAGTGTCCTCCGCAGGACGACTGTTGGCGAACAGATGCCGGGGAGACCGTCGCCGCCGATCGTACACAGGGGAACACGCCGTGCGTTATTTGCTGGTAATCTTCGTCGCGCTGGGTTGCAGCGGGGCCTGGGGAGCGTTCTCGGCCGTCACGCAAGCGAGCGAAGGGATCGAATGGTTTACGCCAGATCGATATCAAAGCCTCAAGCCGCTCGGCTTCCGTTTGACGGAGTTTCCCGAGAATGATTTCCTGCTGATTTTTCCGGAATGGAT is part of the Lignipirellula cremea genome and encodes:
- a CDS encoding dihydrodipicolinate synthase family protein is translated as MTDRSHVFRGCAPALMTPWLPDGEPDFDTLVDTARQLLAAGMRAVVYCGSMGDWPLLTDEQRRQGVARLVQADVPVIVGTGAQNPRTAAAHAAHAREVGAAGLMVIPRVLSRGSSPAAQRIHFADVLKAGGDLPAVIYNSPYYGFETKADLFFELRRDHSSLVGFKEFGGADSLSYAAQHITGCDPDLLLLVGVDTQVVHGYLNCGAVGAITGVGNALPKEVLRLVELCQQAAQGDAAARRLASELGDALLVLSTFDEGPDLVLFYKHLMVLEGHSAYDRQVHASDCLSRSQREYLESQWKQFRTWWSNWPGASA